Proteins from one Microbacterium proteolyticum genomic window:
- a CDS encoding NUDIX domain-containing protein, giving the protein MESLRDEPVDLEVVASDLVFQGAVWDLRSDTVKYGDGEMTRQYVEHPGAAAVVALDDDGRVVLIQQYRQPIKERDWEIPAGLLDVAGEPPLETAKRELTEEVDLVAERWQHLVSVHTTPGGNDEIVHLFLARGLSEVVTDYEREHEESDMRVERVPLADVIDGVLEGRLRNGILATGVLAAAEVLRREAASA; this is encoded by the coding sequence ATGGAGTCGCTGCGCGACGAGCCCGTCGACCTGGAGGTCGTCGCCAGCGACCTCGTCTTCCAGGGGGCCGTGTGGGATCTCCGCTCCGACACCGTGAAGTACGGCGACGGGGAGATGACCCGGCAGTACGTCGAGCACCCCGGCGCCGCGGCGGTCGTCGCCCTCGACGACGACGGCCGTGTGGTGCTCATCCAGCAGTACCGGCAGCCCATCAAGGAGCGCGACTGGGAGATCCCGGCGGGTCTCCTCGACGTGGCCGGGGAGCCCCCGCTCGAGACGGCGAAGCGCGAGCTGACCGAAGAGGTCGACCTCGTCGCCGAGCGATGGCAGCACCTGGTGTCGGTGCACACGACGCCGGGCGGCAACGACGAGATCGTCCACCTCTTCCTCGCCCGCGGCCTGTCCGAGGTCGTCACCGACTACGAGCGCGAGCACGAGGAGTCCGACATGCGCGTCGAGCGCGTGCCGCTGGCCGACGTGATCGACGGGGTGCTCGAGGGGCGCCTGCGCAACGGCATCCTGGCCACGGGTGTGCTCGCGGCGGCCGAGGTGCTGCGCCGCGAGGCCGCGTCGGCCTGA
- a CDS encoding DUF805 domain-containing protein: protein MSSSVSAPPLDQPYYGAPLSAAVRRFFAKYATFTGRASRSEYWWWWLVAAIVNFVLQILALVTGGLKAGSDGAVVVGTGLGIVFLVLVIVWGLGTIVPGIALLVRRLHDSNHSGFWVFIGLVPLVGGLILFIFTLLGPNPEGARFDR from the coding sequence ATGTCCAGTTCCGTCAGCGCGCCGCCGCTCGATCAGCCGTACTACGGGGCTCCGCTGAGCGCGGCCGTCCGCCGGTTCTTCGCGAAGTACGCCACGTTCACCGGTCGCGCGAGCCGCAGCGAGTACTGGTGGTGGTGGCTCGTGGCCGCCATCGTCAACTTCGTGCTGCAGATCCTCGCGCTGGTCACGGGAGGCCTCAAGGCCGGCTCGGATGGCGCCGTCGTCGTCGGCACGGGTCTCGGCATCGTCTTCCTCGTGCTGGTCATCGTCTGGGGGCTCGGGACGATCGTCCCCGGCATCGCGCTGTTGGTGCGGCGCCTGCACGACTCCAACCACAGCGGATTCTGGGTCTTCATCGGTCTGGTGCCGCTCGTCGGCGGTCTCATCCTGTTCATCTTCACGCTGCTCGGACCGAACCCCGAGGGTGCTCGCTTCGACCGGTAG
- a CDS encoding ParA family protein, which produces MTKAGDSVSASTKGTAKSADEVILGPTGRPYRGFPTPAKLDSHGPARIIALCNQKGGVGKTTTTINLAASLAGYGRRVLAVDFDPQGALSAGLGIQTHDVPTIYDLLLDTKRDPHEVIVSTRVEGLDILPANIDLSAAEVHLVNEVARETILARVLRKVAAEYDVILIDCQPSLGLLTVNALTAAHGVLIPLECEFFALRGVALLVETIDKVRDRLNPAIELDGVLATMYDARTLHSREVLERVVEAFGDDVLETVIGRTVKFPDASVSGMPITEFAPEHAAAQAYLRLARELVARGAVA; this is translated from the coding sequence ATGACGAAGGCGGGAGACTCGGTGTCGGCGAGCACGAAGGGGACGGCGAAGAGCGCGGACGAGGTCATCCTCGGCCCCACAGGCCGGCCGTACCGCGGATTCCCGACGCCCGCGAAGCTTGACAGCCACGGTCCCGCCCGCATCATCGCCCTCTGCAACCAGAAGGGCGGCGTCGGCAAGACGACGACGACCATCAACCTCGCCGCCTCGCTCGCCGGTTACGGCCGCCGCGTGCTCGCGGTCGACTTCGACCCGCAGGGCGCGCTGTCGGCGGGTCTCGGGATCCAGACGCACGACGTCCCCACGATCTACGACCTGCTGCTCGACACCAAGCGCGACCCGCACGAGGTCATCGTCTCCACGCGGGTCGAGGGCCTCGACATCCTCCCGGCCAACATCGATCTGTCGGCCGCCGAGGTGCACCTCGTCAACGAGGTCGCGCGTGAGACGATCCTCGCCCGCGTGCTCCGCAAGGTCGCGGCGGAGTACGACGTCATCCTCATCGACTGCCAGCCGTCGCTCGGACTCCTCACCGTCAACGCGCTCACGGCCGCCCACGGCGTGCTGATCCCGCTCGAGTGCGAGTTCTTCGCCCTGCGCGGTGTCGCCCTGCTGGTCGAGACCATCGACAAGGTGCGCGATCGACTGAACCCCGCCATCGAACTCGACGGGGTCCTCGCCACGATGTACGACGCGCGCACCCTGCACTCGCGCGAGGTGCTGGAGCGCGTGGTCGAGGCGTTCGGCGACGACGTCCTCGAAACGGTCATCGGACGCACGGTGAAGTTCCCGGATGCGTCTGTTTCGGGCATGCCGATCACGGAGTTCGCGCCCGAGCACGCCGCCGCGCAGGCCTACCTGCGGCTGGCGCGGGAGCTGGTCGCCCGTGGCGCCGTCGCCTGA
- a CDS encoding prephenate dehydrogenase: protein MIEPNGTSARAEAPLATRTSGTVRVVGSGLLGASVGHALTALGVDVVLSDTSPSQLRLAIDYGAGRAERDDDRPSLIVVAVPPDVVADVVERELAAYPGAVVTDVASIKLEPLRTLRARGVDLTHYIGSHPMAGRERGGAISARADIFVGRPWVVCRDAETSAHDLSLVEGLALDLGATLIEMTPEEHDESVALMSHVPQLVASLLAGRFVEAPDGSLRLAGQGVRDTTRIAASAPELWVQILGANAAPVVEVLDQLASDLGDVAAALRDPDAPGARRTVADTIRRGNEGVERLPGKHGQNRRFDTFVVMVDDTSGQLGRLFGELGDLDVNVEDLRLEHSPGAPFGLAEISVVPDAVRRAVDGLQQRGWRIASTTHD, encoded by the coding sequence ATGATCGAACCGAACGGAACGTCCGCGCGCGCGGAGGCGCCGTTGGCGACCCGTACCAGCGGCACGGTGCGCGTCGTCGGGTCGGGCCTTCTCGGGGCGAGCGTCGGCCACGCCCTCACCGCTCTCGGCGTCGACGTCGTGCTCTCCGACACGTCGCCGTCGCAGCTGCGCCTCGCGATCGACTACGGCGCCGGGCGCGCCGAGCGAGATGACGACCGGCCGTCGCTGATCGTCGTCGCCGTGCCGCCGGACGTCGTCGCCGACGTCGTGGAGCGCGAGCTCGCGGCCTACCCGGGCGCCGTGGTCACCGACGTCGCGAGCATCAAGCTCGAGCCGCTGCGGACGCTCCGCGCGCGCGGCGTCGACCTCACGCACTACATCGGGTCGCACCCGATGGCCGGACGCGAACGCGGGGGAGCGATCTCCGCGCGCGCCGACATCTTCGTCGGACGCCCGTGGGTGGTGTGCCGCGACGCCGAGACCTCGGCGCACGATCTGTCCCTCGTCGAGGGACTCGCGCTCGACCTGGGCGCCACGCTCATCGAGATGACGCCCGAAGAGCACGATGAGTCCGTCGCGCTGATGTCGCACGTTCCGCAGCTGGTCGCGAGCCTCCTGGCCGGCCGGTTCGTCGAGGCGCCCGATGGGTCCCTTCGTCTCGCGGGACAGGGCGTGCGCGACACCACCCGCATCGCGGCATCCGCCCCCGAACTGTGGGTGCAGATCCTCGGCGCCAACGCGGCTCCCGTGGTCGAAGTGCTCGACCAGCTCGCCTCCGACCTCGGCGACGTGGCCGCCGCACTGCGCGATCCGGACGCCCCCGGCGCCCGCCGCACCGTGGCCGACACGATCCGCCGCGGCAACGAGGGCGTCGAGCGTCTGCCGGGCAAGCACGGGCAGAACCGCCGGTTCGACACCTTCGTCGTCATGGTCGACGACACCTCCGGCCAGCTCGGCCGCCTCTTCGGCGAGCTGGGCGACCTCGACGTCAACGTCGAAGACCTGCGTCTCGAGCACTCGCCGGGGGCCCCCTTCGGCCTGGCCGAGATCAGTGTCGTCCCCGACGCCGTCCGCCGAGCCGTCGACGGGCTCCAGCAGCGCGGATGGCGGATTGCGAGCACCACCCATGACTGA
- a CDS encoding CTP synthase: protein MQTSDAGHSDDNTTASTFTTKHIFVTGGVVSSLGKGLTAASLGNLLTARGLRVVMQKLDPYLNVDPGTMNPFQHGEVFVTDDGAETDLDIGHYERFLDIELSQAANVTTGQIYSQVIARERRGEYLGDTVQVIPHITDEIKRRMRLQSTESPQPDVIITEIGGTVGDIESQPFIESARQIRHELGRKNVFFVHVSLVPFMGASGEQKTKPTQHSVAALRSIGIQPDALVLRSDRPVTESNKRKIALMCDVDEDAVVNAVDVPSIYDIPTMLHDQGLDSYIVDALDIDKAADVDWSRWQRVLQAVHNPKHEVTIGLVGKYIDLPDAYLSVTEAIKAGGFAQETHVKITWIPSDLCETPEGAAKALSAVDGIIVPGGFGIRGIEGKLGALRFAREQGIPTLGICLGLQCMVIEYARTVAGLEGASSSEFDPDTVHPVVATMAEQIDILQSGDLGGTMRLGLYPADLAEGSLAAEVYGGNRVSERHRHRYEVNNAYRQQLSDAGLVFSGLNPDLDLVEYVELPRDVHPYYIATQAHPELRSRPTEPHPLFRGLVGAALERHRSSELFDVEED from the coding sequence ATGCAGACTTCGGACGCGGGACATTCAGACGACAACACCACGGCATCGACCTTCACGACGAAGCACATCTTCGTCACCGGAGGAGTGGTCTCGTCACTCGGCAAGGGCCTGACGGCGGCAAGCCTCGGCAACCTTCTCACGGCGCGTGGACTGCGCGTCGTCATGCAGAAGCTCGACCCCTACCTCAACGTGGACCCGGGCACGATGAACCCGTTCCAGCACGGTGAGGTGTTCGTCACCGACGACGGGGCCGAGACCGACCTCGACATCGGGCACTACGAGCGCTTCCTCGACATCGAGCTCAGCCAGGCCGCCAACGTCACGACCGGCCAGATCTACTCGCAGGTCATCGCCCGTGAGCGCCGCGGCGAATACCTCGGCGACACCGTGCAGGTCATCCCGCACATCACCGACGAGATCAAGCGCCGCATGCGCCTGCAGTCCACCGAGTCGCCCCAGCCCGACGTGATCATCACCGAGATCGGCGGCACGGTGGGCGACATCGAGTCGCAGCCGTTCATCGAGTCCGCGCGGCAGATCCGCCACGAGCTCGGCCGCAAGAACGTCTTCTTCGTGCACGTCTCGCTGGTGCCCTTCATGGGTGCCTCGGGCGAGCAGAAGACCAAGCCCACCCAGCACTCCGTCGCGGCCCTGCGCTCCATCGGCATCCAGCCCGATGCGCTGGTCCTGCGCAGCGACCGGCCCGTCACCGAGTCGAACAAGCGCAAGATCGCGCTCATGTGCGACGTCGACGAGGACGCGGTCGTCAACGCCGTGGACGTGCCGAGCATCTACGACATCCCCACGATGCTGCACGACCAGGGACTCGACTCCTACATCGTCGACGCGCTCGACATCGACAAGGCCGCCGACGTCGACTGGTCGCGCTGGCAGCGGGTGCTGCAGGCGGTGCACAACCCCAAGCACGAGGTCACCATCGGGCTCGTCGGCAAGTACATCGACCTCCCCGACGCCTACCTGTCGGTGACCGAGGCCATCAAGGCCGGAGGCTTCGCGCAGGAGACCCACGTCAAGATCACGTGGATCCCCTCCGACCTCTGCGAGACACCCGAGGGTGCGGCGAAGGCCCTCTCGGCGGTGGACGGGATCATCGTCCCCGGCGGGTTCGGCATCCGCGGGATCGAGGGCAAGCTCGGTGCGCTGCGCTTCGCCCGTGAGCAGGGGATCCCGACGCTCGGCATCTGCCTGGGACTGCAGTGCATGGTCATCGAGTACGCGCGCACCGTCGCCGGCCTCGAGGGAGCCTCGTCGAGCGAGTTCGACCCCGACACCGTGCACCCCGTCGTCGCCACGATGGCCGAGCAGATCGACATCCTGCAGAGCGGCGACCTCGGCGGCACGATGCGCCTGGGTCTCTACCCGGCCGACCTCGCCGAGGGGTCGCTCGCGGCCGAGGTCTACGGCGGGAACCGGGTGTCCGAGCGGCACCGCCACCGCTACGAGGTCAACAACGCCTACCGTCAGCAGCTGAGCGACGCGGGTCTGGTGTTCTCGGGGCTCAACCCCGACCTCGACCTCGTCGAGTACGTCGAGCTGCCGCGCGATGTCCACCCGTACTACATCGCCACGCAGGCCCACCCCGAGCTGCGGTCGCGCCCCACCGAGCCGCACCCGCTCTTCCGCGGACTGGTCGGCGCGGCGCTCGAGCGTCACCGTTCGAGCGAGCTGTTCGACGTCGAGGAGGACTGA
- a CDS encoding pseudouridine synthase, with protein sequence MSEEGIRLQKVLANAGVASRRVSEEMIVAGRVRVNGEVVTELGSRIDPETDLVDVDGTAIQLDTSKRYVILNKPTGVVSSMSDDRGRPDLRGFTKDWEERLFNVGRLDADTSGLLVLTNDGDLAHVLAHPSFGVTKVYIAKVEGQVLPQTIQRLIRGVELEDGRIAADKARLLDSSRGESLVELTLHSGKNRIVRRMMAEVGHPVVELVRRQFGPLHLGTLPVGKARELTTVERGALLTLSRRDGDTPAAPAE encoded by the coding sequence ATGAGCGAAGAGGGCATACGCCTGCAGAAGGTGCTCGCGAACGCGGGGGTGGCGTCGCGCCGGGTCTCGGAGGAGATGATCGTCGCGGGCCGCGTGCGGGTCAACGGCGAAGTGGTCACCGAGCTCGGCTCGCGGATCGACCCGGAGACCGACCTCGTCGACGTCGATGGCACGGCGATCCAGCTGGACACGTCCAAGCGCTACGTCATCCTCAACAAGCCGACCGGCGTGGTCAGCTCGATGAGCGACGACCGCGGGCGCCCCGACCTCCGCGGCTTCACAAAGGACTGGGAGGAGCGCCTGTTCAACGTCGGACGCCTGGATGCCGACACCTCGGGGCTCCTCGTCCTCACCAACGACGGCGACCTCGCCCACGTGCTCGCGCACCCCTCGTTCGGCGTGACGAAGGTGTACATCGCGAAGGTCGAGGGGCAGGTGCTGCCGCAGACGATCCAGCGGCTGATCAGGGGCGTCGAGCTCGAGGACGGGCGGATCGCGGCCGACAAGGCGCGGCTCCTGGACTCCTCGCGCGGGGAGAGTCTGGTGGAGTTGACGCTGCACTCGGGGAAGAACCGGATCGTGCGACGCATGATGGCCGAGGTCGGCCACCCCGTCGTCGAACTCGTCCGGCGTCAGTTCGGCCCCCTTCACCTGGGAACTCTCCCGGTGGGGAAGGCCCGCGAGTTGACTACAGTAGAACGTGGCGCACTGCTCACGCTGTCTCGTCGAGACGGCGACACTCCGGCCGCTCCGGCCGAGTGA
- the scpB gene encoding SMC-Scp complex subunit ScpB, translated as MTDDPTEPAARPNDTASVARRLEAILLILDEPQSLVSLAAAVAAPVPAVRQAIEGLVADYDGETGGPRRGFELREVGGGWRLYVREEYDDVVGEFVNTQAPSRLSQAALETLAVIAYKQPMTRGQVASIRAVNVDSVVRTLLARGLITEVFTDPDTGAIHYGTTDQLLVNLGINSLDELPHISPLLDDGADGFDGEVLR; from the coding sequence ATGACCGATGACCCGACCGAGCCCGCCGCGCGCCCGAACGACACGGCATCCGTCGCCCGTCGGCTCGAGGCGATCCTGCTGATCCTCGACGAGCCGCAGAGCCTCGTGTCGCTGGCGGCGGCCGTCGCCGCACCGGTCCCGGCCGTGCGTCAGGCCATCGAGGGCCTCGTGGCCGACTACGACGGCGAGACCGGCGGCCCCCGCCGCGGCTTCGAATTGCGCGAGGTCGGGGGCGGGTGGCGGCTGTACGTCCGTGAAGAGTACGACGACGTCGTGGGGGAGTTCGTCAACACGCAGGCGCCCTCGCGCCTGTCGCAGGCGGCGCTGGAGACCCTCGCCGTCATCGCCTACAAGCAACCCATGACGCGGGGGCAGGTGGCATCCATCCGGGCGGTGAACGTGGACTCGGTCGTCCGGACGCTCCTCGCCCGTGGACTGATCACCGAGGTGTTCACCGACCCGGACACGGGCGCGATCCACTACGGGACGACCGACCAGCTGCTGGTCAACCTGGGCATCAACTCGCTCGACGAGCTGCCCCACATCTCGCCGTTGCTCGACGACGGCGCGGACGGATTCGACGGAGAGGTGCTCAGATGA
- the cmk gene encoding (d)CMP kinase yields the protein MTDPTIFRPGVVAPAEGSASGVPAVVAIDGPAGSGKSSVSKATAVRLGYGFLDTGAAYRALAWHALEHGSDTSDATAVLEVFGDFDYAISLDPADRWVRVGGTDVTAAIREPRVTDAVSGVARVPAVRQAVNDLFRRLVASSGLRGVVVEGRDITTVVYPDAPVRILLTAAPEVRAARRSAELTSQDAAAVAAALHKRDAADSTVVDFLTAAPGVQVVDSTHLDFEQTVDAVLNVVDSTMGARDGR from the coding sequence ATGACTGACCCCACCATCTTCCGGCCCGGCGTCGTCGCCCCCGCCGAGGGATCGGCATCCGGAGTTCCCGCCGTCGTCGCGATCGACGGTCCCGCCGGCAGCGGCAAGTCGAGCGTCTCGAAGGCCACGGCCGTGCGCCTCGGCTACGGATTCCTCGACACGGGAGCCGCCTACCGCGCCCTCGCGTGGCACGCGCTCGAGCACGGCAGCGACACCTCCGACGCCACCGCGGTGCTGGAGGTCTTCGGCGACTTCGACTACGCCATCTCGCTCGACCCGGCCGACCGCTGGGTCCGCGTCGGCGGAACCGACGTCACCGCCGCGATCCGCGAACCGCGCGTCACGGACGCCGTGAGCGGCGTGGCCCGCGTCCCCGCCGTGCGGCAGGCCGTGAACGACCTGTTCCGTCGGCTCGTGGCATCCTCGGGCCTGCGGGGTGTCGTGGTCGAGGGCCGCGACATCACCACGGTCGTGTACCCCGATGCGCCCGTGCGCATCCTTCTGACCGCGGCGCCCGAGGTGCGCGCCGCCCGCCGCAGCGCCGAGCTGACCTCGCAGGACGCCGCCGCGGTCGCGGCAGCGCTGCACAAGCGCGATGCGGCTGATTCCACGGTCGTCGACTTCCTCACCGCCGCCCCCGGCGTACAGGTCGTCGACTCGACCCACCTCGATTTCGAACAGACCGTCGACGCCGTGCTGAACGTCGTCGACTCCACGATGGGAGCCCGCGATGGGCGTTGA
- a CDS encoding segregation and condensation protein A: MAPSPDDGTVPTAPEGVDSTGFRVSLPVFDGPFDLLLNLISAHELDITEVALSRVTDEFIAHLRALGPEGDLDEASEFLVVAATLLDMKIAGLLPQGELVDAESVALLEARDLLFARLLQYRAFKEVSAWFARCLQREDRRHTRNVRLDAKYRSAVPELVWTLSAEDFAALAVVALAPKQLPTVGLDHLHAPLVSIREQAAIVVTLLRGSGTLNFRDLVAGVTQTGVVVARFLAILELYRHAALSFEQLEPLGELTLRWTAERWSEENLAALGADYDR; this comes from the coding sequence GTGGCGCCGTCGCCTGACGACGGCACCGTCCCTACGGCGCCGGAGGGCGTCGACTCCACCGGGTTCCGCGTCTCGCTGCCCGTCTTCGATGGACCGTTCGACCTGCTGCTGAACCTGATCTCGGCGCACGAACTCGACATCACCGAGGTCGCGCTGAGCCGGGTCACGGACGAGTTCATCGCGCACCTCCGCGCGCTCGGCCCCGAGGGCGATCTGGACGAGGCATCCGAGTTCCTCGTCGTGGCCGCGACCCTGCTCGACATGAAGATCGCCGGTCTCCTGCCGCAGGGCGAGCTTGTGGATGCCGAATCCGTGGCGTTGCTCGAAGCGCGCGACCTGCTCTTCGCGCGTCTGCTGCAGTACCGGGCCTTCAAGGAAGTGTCGGCATGGTTCGCGCGCTGCCTGCAGCGCGAGGACCGGCGGCACACGCGGAACGTGCGGCTGGATGCCAAGTACCGCAGCGCCGTCCCGGAGCTCGTGTGGACGCTCAGCGCCGAGGACTTCGCGGCGCTCGCCGTCGTCGCGCTCGCGCCGAAGCAGCTGCCGACCGTCGGCCTCGATCACCTGCACGCGCCACTGGTGAGCATCCGCGAGCAGGCCGCGATCGTCGTGACGCTGCTGCGCGGATCGGGGACGCTGAACTTCCGCGACCTGGTCGCCGGAGTGACGCAGACCGGGGTCGTCGTGGCGCGGTTCCTCGCGATCCTCGAGCTGTACCGCCACGCCGCGCTGTCGTTCGAGCAACTCGAACCGCTGGGGGAGCTGACCCTGCGCTGGACCGCCGAGAGGTGGTCGGAAGAGAACCTCGCCGCCCTGGGAGCCGACTATGACCGATGA
- the der gene encoding ribosome biogenesis GTPase Der — MGVDDEYEGGPDQLAEKMAELDEVLAEQRAQALRAGLEDFDLDEDDAALLAGLAGGEDGIEFLPALPVVAIVGRPNVGKSALVNRILGRREAVVEDTPGVTRDRVTYKAEWLDRRFSLVDTGGWEPDARGIDRSVAAQAEVAIDLADVVLFVVDATVGATATDEHVVRLLRKTKKPVFLVANKVDDARQEPEAAALWNLGLGEPHPVSAIHGRGVADLLDELMKVLPEISAVAKYEIGGPRRVAILGRPNVGKSSLLNKAAGEERVVVNELAGTTRDPVDEVVELGGKLWTLVDTAGIRRRVHLQQGADFYASLRTSTALEKSEVAVVVLDVSQSISVQDLNIIDLVLESGRALVLAFNKWDRLNDDDMENADRRRYLEREIEQDLAHVTWAPRVNISARTGRHLDKLVPALETALESWDQRIPTGKFNAFLAELVAEHPHPLRGGKQPRILFGTQASTRPPTFVLFTTGFLDPGYRRFIQRRLREIYGFEGTPIVLNMRIREKRQR, encoded by the coding sequence ATGGGCGTTGACGACGAGTACGAAGGCGGGCCCGACCAGCTCGCCGAGAAGATGGCCGAGCTGGACGAGGTCCTGGCCGAACAGCGCGCGCAAGCGCTGCGCGCGGGCCTCGAGGACTTCGACCTCGACGAGGACGACGCGGCGCTGCTCGCGGGTCTCGCCGGGGGAGAGGACGGGATCGAGTTCTTGCCGGCGCTGCCGGTCGTGGCGATCGTGGGTCGCCCGAACGTCGGCAAGTCGGCGCTGGTGAACCGCATCCTCGGCCGCCGCGAGGCCGTCGTCGAGGACACCCCGGGCGTCACCCGCGACCGCGTGACCTACAAGGCCGAGTGGCTCGACCGCCGGTTCTCGCTGGTGGACACGGGCGGTTGGGAGCCGGACGCGCGCGGAATCGACCGCTCGGTTGCCGCGCAGGCCGAGGTCGCAATCGACCTCGCCGACGTCGTCCTGTTCGTGGTGGATGCCACGGTGGGCGCGACCGCGACCGACGAGCACGTCGTGCGGCTGCTGCGCAAGACCAAGAAGCCCGTGTTCCTCGTGGCGAACAAGGTTGACGACGCCCGCCAGGAGCCCGAGGCCGCGGCACTGTGGAACCTCGGTCTCGGCGAACCGCACCCCGTCTCGGCCATCCACGGCCGCGGCGTCGCCGACCTCCTCGACGAGCTCATGAAGGTGCTGCCCGAGATCTCGGCCGTCGCCAAGTACGAGATCGGCGGCCCGCGCCGCGTCGCGATCCTCGGCCGCCCGAACGTGGGCAAGTCGTCGCTGTTGAATAAGGCCGCGGGTGAAGAGCGCGTCGTCGTGAACGAGCTCGCGGGTACCACCCGTGACCCCGTGGACGAGGTCGTCGAGCTCGGCGGCAAGCTCTGGACGCTCGTGGACACCGCCGGCATCCGTCGTCGCGTGCACCTGCAGCAGGGCGCCGACTTCTACGCGTCGCTGCGCACCTCGACCGCCCTGGAGAAGTCCGAGGTCGCCGTCGTCGTGCTCGACGTGTCGCAGTCGATCAGCGTGCAGGACCTCAACATCATCGACCTGGTGCTCGAGTCGGGGCGCGCGCTCGTGCTGGCGTTCAACAAGTGGGACCGCCTGAACGACGACGACATGGAGAACGCCGACCGTCGCCGCTACCTCGAGCGCGAGATCGAGCAGGACCTCGCGCACGTGACGTGGGCGCCGCGCGTGAACATCTCCGCCCGCACCGGTCGTCACCTCGACAAGCTCGTGCCGGCGCTCGAGACGGCGCTGGAGTCGTGGGACCAGCGAATCCCGACGGGCAAGTTCAACGCGTTCCTCGCCGAACTCGTCGCCGAGCACCCGCACCCGCTGCGCGGCGGAAAGCAGCCCCGCATCCTGTTCGGGACGCAGGCGTCGACGCGTCCGCCGACCTTCGTGCTCTTCACCACCGGGTTCCTCGACCCGGGCTACCGCCGGTTCATCCAGCGGCGCCTGCGCGAGATCTACGGCTTCGAGGGCACCCCGATCGTGCTGAACATGCGCATCCGCGAGAAGCGCCAGCGCTGA
- the xerD gene encoding site-specific tyrosine recombinase XerD, producing the protein MDLGRAVETYLRHVALERGLSDHTVAAYRRDLAVYTEWLVSRGIGDTDAVTPATVAEFAAERASAEPPPAASSLARLQSSVRGLHRFLVREGRADDDPSGRLRPPKAPRRLPKALSIGQVEQLLDAAGPAPGSEDATAADPSAVRDRALLELLYATGARVSEIVQLDVDDTAHGDVLRVRGKGAKERIVPVGSYARAAVEAYLTRVRPAWAAKGRATPRLFLGVRGAPLSRQSAWLIIQAAAERAGLTAHVSPHTLRHSFATHLLQGGADVRVVQELLGHASVATTQIYTHVSVDALRDVYATAHPRAR; encoded by the coding sequence GTGGACCTCGGGCGCGCGGTCGAGACGTACCTCCGGCACGTCGCGCTCGAACGGGGCCTGTCCGACCACACCGTCGCCGCGTACCGCCGTGACCTCGCCGTCTACACGGAATGGCTGGTCTCGCGGGGGATCGGCGACACGGATGCCGTGACCCCGGCGACGGTGGCCGAGTTCGCCGCCGAGCGCGCCTCGGCGGAGCCGCCGCCCGCCGCCTCGTCCCTCGCGCGACTGCAGTCGTCGGTGCGGGGGCTGCACCGCTTCCTCGTGCGCGAAGGACGCGCCGACGACGACCCGAGCGGGCGGCTGCGCCCACCGAAAGCGCCTCGTCGGCTCCCGAAGGCGCTGTCGATCGGTCAGGTCGAACAGCTCCTGGATGCCGCTGGCCCCGCGCCCGGGTCGGAGGACGCCACGGCGGCCGACCCGTCGGCCGTCCGCGACCGGGCTCTGCTGGAACTGCTGTACGCCACGGGCGCGCGCGTGTCGGAGATCGTGCAGCTCGACGTGGACGACACCGCGCACGGCGACGTGCTGCGGGTGCGCGGCAAGGGCGCGAAGGAACGGATCGTCCCGGTCGGGTCCTACGCCCGCGCCGCCGTGGAGGCGTATCTCACGCGGGTCCGGCCCGCGTGGGCGGCCAAGGGCAGGGCCACCCCGCGGCTGTTCCTCGGGGTCCGCGGGGCGCCGCTGTCGCGGCAGAGCGCGTGGCTCATCATCCAGGCCGCCGCCGAGCGGGCGGGGCTCACCGCGCACGTCTCGCCGCACACGCTCCGGCACTCCTTCGCGACGCACCTGCTGCAGGGCGGCGCCGACGTGCGCGTGGTGCAGGAACTCCTCGGTCACGCGTCGGTGGCCACGACGCAGATCTACACGCACGTCTCGGTCGACGCCCTCCGCGACGTGTACGCCACCGCGCACCCGCGGGCACGGTGA